The following coding sequences are from one Granulicella sp. L56 window:
- a CDS encoding DUF5995 family protein codes for MSVAAADQPLYAIVSGSAPGTIDDVLRVMQEIDDLLADGDGLKWFNRLYMMVTKEVDFSPPVGGWKDANWLLRLDVVFAGFYFRAVAGFLEGSDDTASSWCALMEARYAPGIDRILFALAGMNAHINHDLALALLETDREMNLMPDDGSPQRVDYEAVNGLLNDVMPAALQMLAVGILGLAAQDTGKIGRVLAFWNICKARDLAWDFGNSLRGLSGAALTVALGAQDQMTGVVGRAILRCA; via the coding sequence GTGAGTGTTGCCGCTGCTGACCAGCCTTTGTACGCGATTGTGAGCGGCTCTGCGCCGGGGACGATCGACGACGTATTGCGGGTGATGCAGGAGATCGATGATCTGCTGGCCGATGGAGATGGGCTGAAGTGGTTTAACCGGTTGTACATGATGGTGACGAAGGAGGTGGACTTCAGTCCGCCGGTAGGAGGCTGGAAGGACGCCAATTGGCTGTTACGGCTGGATGTGGTCTTTGCCGGGTTTTACTTCCGGGCAGTTGCCGGGTTTCTGGAAGGGTCGGACGATACGGCCAGCTCGTGGTGTGCGCTGATGGAGGCCCGCTATGCGCCGGGGATCGACCGCATTCTCTTTGCGCTGGCGGGGATGAATGCGCACATCAACCATGATCTGGCGCTGGCACTATTGGAGACCGACCGCGAGATGAATCTGATGCCGGATGATGGAAGTCCGCAGCGGGTGGACTACGAGGCAGTGAATGGGTTGCTAAACGACGTGATGCCTGCCGCTCTGCAGATGCTGGCGGTGGGGATTCTGGGGCTGGCGGCACAGGACACCGGGAAGATTGGGCGCGTGCTGGCCTTTTGGAATATCTGCAAAGCCCGGGACTTGGCTTGGGATTTTGGAAATTCTTTGAGAGGGCTGAGTGGGGCTGCTTTGACGGTTGCGCTGGGGGCTCAAGATCAGATGACTGGAGTGGTGGGACGCGCTATTTTGCGGTGCGCCTGA